One genomic segment of Helianthus annuus cultivar XRQ/B chromosome 14, HanXRQr2.0-SUNRISE, whole genome shotgun sequence includes these proteins:
- the LOC110907745 gene encoding exocyst complex component EXO70H1: protein MAITTITITTMSSTSSSSSSSCSSDSMMEDNIQCAEKIILKWKIDSHSHSTFVSIFHKNNTIEATLFLNSVSNLQRAMHFLSSNDKKSTNISIAQRSMQIAMKRLEKEFHQILLDYNHNRQHFISISNLRLIAETMISCGYAKECISVYKITRKSTIDEALSHLGILQYKHSHIKKMITAPDLQNHVKIWLNAFQIAIKTVFHEEKFLCDHVFSSYPTIRNLCFTNSTKEGALNLFTFPDLIVAICKRLKSDTLFVKVDLYNSISDQRPEIDSLFSHESISSVKLQAESCLQKLGDSVRTSAVLRRSELLASHLIHC, encoded by the coding sequence ATGGCAATCACCACCATTACTATTACCACCATGTCTtccacttcttcttcttcttcttcttcctgttCATCTGATTCCATGATGGAAGATAACATCCAATGTGCAGAGAAAATCATCCTCAAGTGGAAAATCGATAGCCATTCTCACTCCACATTCGTCTCCATCTTTCATAAAAACAATACCATCGAAGCCACACTTTTCCTCAATTCCGTCTCAAATCTGCAAAGAGCCATGCATTTCCTCTCATCAAACGATAAAAAATCAACGAACATCTCTATCGCTCAGCGATCGATGCAAATCGCAATGAAACGGCTGGAGAAAGAGTTTCATCAAATCTTACTCGATTATAATCATAATCGTCAACACTTTATATCAATATCAAATCTCCGATTAATTGCTGAAACGATGATAAGTTGTGGTTACGCAAAGGAATGCATCTCAGTCTACAAAATCACTCGAAAATCAACAATCGATGAAGCTCTATCTCATCTCGGAATCCTGCAATACAAGCATTCTCACATCAAAAAGATGATAACCGCTCCAGATCTTCAAAATCACGTCAAAATCTGGTTAAACGCCTTTCAAATCGCTATAAAAACAGTCTTCCACGAGGAAAAGTTCCTCTGCGATCACGTCTTCAGTTCATATCCAACAATCAGAAACTTATGCTTCACGAATTCAACGAAAGAAGGAGCTTTAAACCTGTTCACGTTTCCAGATCTTATCGTAGCTATTTGCAAACGACTGAAATCAGATACGTTATTCGTAAAAGTGGATCTATACAATTCAATCTCAGATCAAAGGCCAGAAATCGACTCACTCTTCTCACACGAATCAATCTCGTCCGTGAAACTTCAAGCTGAGTCATGCCTCCAGAAACTCGGTGACTCAGTAAGAACGTCGGCAGTTTTAAGAAGATCAGAGCTACTAGCTAGTCATCTCATTCATTGTTGA
- the LOC110907747 gene encoding exocyst complex component EXO70H1 has translation MAITSITIISTTMSSTSSSSCSSDSIMEDNIQRADKFIHKWKIDSHSTFVSIFHKNNTTEATLFLNSVSTLQRAMHFLSSNDKKSSNLSIAQRSMQIAMKRLEKEFHQILLDYIHNRQHFLSISNLRLIAETMIRCGYAKECISVYKITRKSTIDEALYHLGIQQYKHSHIKKMITAPDLQNHAKIWLNAFQIAIKTVFREEKFLCDHVFSSYPAIRNLCFTNSTKEGALNLFTFPDLICKRLKSDTLLVKMDLYNSISDFWPEIDSLFSHKSISSVKLQAESCLHKLGDSVRTFLTELDEQMRGKMKKSIANNLVPAYEELYVKHLVMLSEDERCVKMLMRLSPEKTTKY, from the coding sequence ATGGCAATCACCTCCATTACCATTATCAGTACCACCATGTCTtccacttcttcttcttcctgtTCATCTGATTCCATTATGGAAGATAACATCCAACGTGCAGACAAATTCATCCACAAGTGGAAAATCGATTCTCACTCCACATTCGTCTCCATCTTTCATAAAAACAATACTACTGAAGCCACGCTTTTCCTCAATTCCGTCTCAACTCTGCAAAGAGCCATGCATTTCCTCTCATCAAATGATAAAAAATCATCCAACCTCTCTATCGCTCAGCGGTCGATGCAAATCGCCATGAAACGGCTAGAGAAAGAGTTTCATCAAATCTTACTCGATTATATTCATAATCGTCAACACTTTTTATCAATATCAAATCTACGATTAATTGCTGAAACGATGATTCGTTGCGGTTACGCAAAGGAATGCATCTCAGTCTACAAAATCACCCGAAAATCAACGATAGATGAAGCTCTATATCATCTCGGAATCCAGCAATACAAGCATTCTCACATCAAAAAGATGATAACCGCTCCAGATCTTCAAAATCACGCCAAAATCTGGTTAAACGCCTTTCAAATCGCGATAAAAACAGTCTTCCGCGAGGAAAAGTTCCTCTGCGATCACGTCTTCAGTTCATATCCAGCAATCAGAAACTTATGCTTCACGAATTCAACGAAAGAAGGAGCCTTAAACCTATTCACGTTTCCAGATCTCATTTGCAAACGACTCAAATCAGATACGTTATTGGTAAAAATGGATCTATACAATTCAATCTCAGATTTCTGGCCAGAAATCGACTCACTCTTCTCACACAAATCAATCTCGTCCGTGAAACTTCAAGCTGAGTCATGCCTCCACAAACTCGGTGACTCAGTAAGAACGTTTCTCACCGAGTTGGATGAACAGATGAGAGGTAAGATGAAGAAGTCGATTGCGAATAATTTGGTTCCGGCGTATGAGGAGTTATATGTGAAGCATTTGGTGATGTTGAGTGAAGATGAGAGGTGTGTGAAAATGTTGATGAGGCTTTCGCCGGAAAAAACGACTAAATACTAG
- the LOC110907748 gene encoding exocyst complex component EXO70H1-like yields the protein MAITTITITSTTMSSPCSSDSMMEDNIQRAEKIIHKWKIDSDSHSTFVSIFHKNNTTEATLFLYSVSTLQRAMHFLSSNDKKSSNLSIAQRSMQIAMKRLEKEFHQLLLDYIHHRQHLISISNLRLIAETMIHCGYAKECISIYKITRKSTIDEALSHLGIQQYKHSHIKKMITAPDLQNHVKIWLNAFQIAIKTVFREEKFLCDHVFSSYPAIRNLCFTNSTKEGALNLFTFPDLIVAICKRLKSDMLFVKMDLHNSISDQWPEIDSLFSHESISSVKLQAESCLHKLGDSVRTFLTELDEQMRGKMKKSIANNLVPEYEELYVKHLVMLSEDERCVKMLMRLSPEKTAKY from the coding sequence ATGGCAATCACCACCATTACCATTACTAGTACCACCATGTCTTCTCCCTGTTCATCTGATTCAATGATGGAAGATAACATCCAACGTGCAGAGAAAATCATCCACAAGTGGAAAATCGATAGCGATTCTCACTCCACATTCGTCTCCATCTTTCATAAAAACAATACTACTGAAGCCACACTTTTCCTCTATTCCGTCTCAACTCTGCAAAGAGCCATGCATTTCCTCTCATCAAACGATAAAAAATCATCCAACCTCTCTATCGCTCAGCGGTCGATGCAAATCGCAATGAAACGGCTAGAGAAAGAGTTTCATCAACTCTTACTCGATTATATTCATCATCGTCAACACTTAATATCAATATCAAATCTCCGATTAATTGCTGAAACGATGATTCATTGCGGTTACGCAAAGGAATGCATCTCAATCTACAAAATCACTCGAAAATCAACAATCGATGAAGCTCTATCTCATCTCGGAATCCAGCAATACAAACATTCTCACATCAAAAAGATGATAACCGCTCCAGATCTTCAAAATCACGTCAAAATCTGGTTAAACGCCTTTCAAATCGCAATAAAAACAGTCTTCCGCGAGGAAAAGTTCCTTTGTGATCACGTCTTCAGTTCATATCCAGCAATCAGAAACTTATGCTTCACGAATTCAACGAAAGAAGGAGCCTTAAACTTGTTCACGTTTCCAGATCTCATCGTAGCTATTTGCAAACGACTGAAATCAGATATGTTATTCGTAAAAATGGATCTACACAATTCAATCTCGGATCAATGGCCAGAAATTGACTCACTCTTCTCACACGAATCAATCTCGTCAGTGAAACTTCAAGCTGAGTCATGTCTCCACAAACTCGGTGACTCAGTAAGAACGTTTCTCACCGAGTTGGATGAACAGATGAGAGGTAAGATGAAGAAGTCGATTGCGAATAATTTGGTTCCGGAGTATGAGGAGTTATATGTGAAGCATTTGGTGATGTTGAGTGAAGATGAGAGGTGTGTGAAGATGTTGATGAGGCTTTCGCCGGAAAAAACTGCGAAATACTAG